A region of Chitinophaga horti DNA encodes the following proteins:
- the guaB gene encoding IMP dehydrogenase: MPAGKSKPKFVADGLTFDDVLLVPAYSEVLPREVNISTQLTKNIRLNIPMVSAAMDTVTEANLAIALAREGGIGILHKNMSIEKQAEQVRKVKRSESGMILDPVVLTPDQTIGQALRLMKENKIGGIPIVDKDSKLAGILTNRDLRFEKNTKRLIKDVMTKENLITAPEGTDLKKAEKILEQYKIEKLPVVNKSGKLVGLITYKDILQLTSYPNAVKDEYGRLLVGAALGITADILDRAKALMTVGVDVVSLDSAHGHSMHVLESVKKLKKAFPKLQVIGGNVATAAGALALQQAGADAVKVGVGPGSICTTRVVTGAGFPQLSAIMEAATALRKTGVPVIADGGIRYTGDMVKALVAGASCIMAGSIFAGVEESPGETIIYEGRKFKSYRGMGSIEAMSEGSKDRYFQDVEADIKKLVPEGIVGRVPYKGNLNEVVQQFVGGLRAGMGYTGSKDIKTLQDAQFVKITAATVKENHPHDVVITKEAPNYSR; the protein is encoded by the coding sequence ATGCCTGCGGGAAAATCAAAACCGAAATTTGTAGCTGACGGTCTCACCTTTGACGATGTGCTCCTTGTGCCAGCTTACTCTGAAGTGTTACCAAGGGAGGTAAACATCTCTACTCAACTTACCAAAAATATAAGACTGAATATCCCGATGGTGTCTGCCGCCATGGATACTGTTACCGAAGCCAATCTGGCCATTGCATTGGCGCGTGAAGGCGGTATCGGCATCCTGCACAAGAACATGTCTATCGAGAAACAGGCAGAACAGGTAAGAAAGGTAAAGCGTAGCGAAAGCGGTATGATCCTCGACCCGGTTGTGCTTACTCCCGACCAGACCATTGGACAGGCTTTACGCCTGATGAAGGAAAACAAAATTGGTGGTATTCCTATTGTTGATAAAGACAGCAAGCTGGCAGGCATTCTCACCAACCGTGACCTGCGCTTCGAAAAGAACACCAAACGCCTGATCAAGGACGTGATGACGAAAGAAAACCTCATCACTGCTCCCGAAGGCACCGATCTGAAGAAAGCAGAAAAAATTCTCGAACAATATAAGATTGAAAAGTTGCCGGTTGTGAACAAAAGCGGCAAACTGGTAGGTCTTATCACTTATAAAGATATTCTCCAACTCACTTCTTACCCGAACGCGGTGAAAGACGAGTACGGGCGCTTACTGGTAGGTGCTGCACTCGGTATTACTGCCGACATTCTCGATCGTGCGAAGGCATTGATGACCGTGGGTGTAGACGTGGTATCGCTGGACAGTGCGCATGGTCACTCTATGCACGTACTCGAATCCGTTAAGAAGCTGAAAAAAGCATTCCCGAAACTGCAGGTGATTGGTGGTAACGTAGCTACAGCTGCCGGTGCACTGGCTTTACAACAGGCAGGTGCAGATGCGGTGAAAGTAGGTGTAGGCCCCGGTTCTATCTGTACGACCCGCGTAGTAACGGGAGCTGGCTTCCCTCAGCTGTCTGCCATTATGGAAGCGGCGACTGCACTGCGTAAAACAGGCGTTCCTGTTATTGCAGATGGCGGTATCCGTTACACCGGCGATATGGTGAAAGCCCTGGTAGCCGGCGCAAGCTGCATCATGGCAGGTTCCATCTTTGCAGGTGTGGAAGAAAGCCCTGGAGAAACCATCATTTACGAAGGCCGTAAGTTTAAATCTTACCGTGGCATGGGCTCTATCGAAGCAATGAGCGAAGGCAGTAAAGACCGTTACTTCCAGGATGTGGAAGCAGATATCAAGAAACTGGTTCCGGAAGGCATTGTAGGTCGCGTACCTTACAAAGGCAACCTGAACGAAGTAGTACAACAGTTTGTAGGTGGCTTACGTGCTGGTATGGGTTATACCGGTTCTAAAGACATTAAAACACTGCAGGACGCACAGTTTGTGAAGATCACAGCCGCAACGGTGAAAGAAAACCACCCGCACGATG
- the dprA gene encoding DNA-processing protein DprA, translated as MTEETRYQLALTLIPQIGDIVAKDLLADFESASAIFKAKITDLERTNGIGKVRANAIKYFSGFARATKEMEFMSRYHIQPLFITDPRYPQRLRHCIDAPIMLYYKGNADLNASRMVNVIGTRSPSPYGAEVCRQLVKDLAGLNVTIVSGLAYGIDVLAHKAAMDHHTPTIGILAHGLDRMYPPAHHAIAKQMLQQGGLLTDFMSGTQPDKQNFPRRNRIVAGMCDATIVIESGEKGGSLITADIASSYNRDVAAIPGRINDERSSGCLQLIKTHKAALITSAQDLVDLMGWDKQPGAPIIRQKEIFIDLNSEEQRVVDLFQHKKQLHIDEIYRTCQLPGSQLATTLLNLEIQAVIKALPGNCYILT; from the coding sequence ATGACCGAAGAAACTCGCTACCAGCTTGCGCTGACGCTGATCCCGCAGATAGGTGACATTGTGGCCAAAGACCTCCTGGCTGACTTCGAATCTGCCTCCGCGATATTCAAAGCTAAAATAACAGACCTGGAAAGAACGAATGGCATTGGTAAGGTACGTGCCAACGCCATCAAATACTTCTCGGGCTTTGCACGTGCCACGAAGGAGATGGAATTTATGTCGCGCTACCATATTCAACCGTTGTTTATCACAGATCCACGTTACCCGCAACGATTGCGCCATTGTATAGATGCGCCCATCATGTTATACTATAAAGGCAATGCAGACCTGAATGCGTCGCGTATGGTAAACGTGATCGGCACCCGCTCTCCTTCCCCTTACGGCGCAGAGGTGTGCCGTCAGCTGGTAAAAGACCTGGCAGGCTTAAATGTTACGATTGTAAGCGGCCTCGCCTATGGCATCGACGTACTGGCGCACAAAGCCGCTATGGATCATCATACACCCACGATCGGGATACTGGCGCATGGTCTCGACCGTATGTACCCGCCCGCACATCACGCCATCGCGAAACAGATGTTGCAGCAAGGTGGTTTGTTAACAGATTTTATGAGCGGTACGCAACCCGATAAACAAAACTTCCCGCGCAGGAACAGGATCGTGGCCGGCATGTGCGATGCTACAATTGTGATAGAAAGCGGAGAGAAAGGCGGCTCGTTAATCACCGCCGATATTGCATCAAGCTACAATCGCGACGTAGCTGCTATTCCCGGGCGTATTAACGACGAACGCTCCTCCGGCTGCCTGCAGCTCATAAAGACGCACAAAGCCGCGTTGATCACCTCCGCCCAGGACCTGGTAGATTTAATGGGATGGGATAAGCAACCCGGCGCGCCTATCATCCGTCAAAAAGAAATATTTATCGATTTAAATAGCGAGGAGCAACGCGTAGTGGATCTGTTTCAACATAAAAAACAACTACATATAGATGAGATATATCGAACATGCCAGCTGCCCGGCAGCCAGTTAGCCACTACCTTGTTAAACCTGGAGATACAGGCCGTGATAAAGGCTTTGCCGGGAAATTGTTATATACTGACATGA
- a CDS encoding 5'-nucleotidase, lipoprotein e(P4) family, producing MMMRCYSCIILLMVMAACRTTQPVAPSATAAGNFGHNGAAWAALWQQRAGEYRALCFQAYRLARLQLDAELREPSVLPRAIVTDIDETVLDNSAYTAMQSGFYNGYTKDTWFAWTSRADADSIPGARAFLQYAASRGVEVFYITNRMEQERKATLSNLERWTFPYADDAHLILQQQTSAKGPRRESVAKNYNIVMLLGDNLGDFADVFDRRQPDDRSAAVDSLQRAFGSRYIVLPNAMYGDWESALRNYNNGLTPQQKDSLYRASLKGYPAEKVPKKL from the coding sequence ATGATGATGAGATGTTATTCCTGTATAATTTTATTGATGGTGATGGCCGCCTGTCGCACGACGCAGCCTGTAGCACCGTCTGCAACGGCCGCCGGTAATTTTGGTCACAACGGCGCCGCCTGGGCCGCCCTCTGGCAGCAGCGCGCCGGCGAATACCGCGCACTTTGTTTCCAGGCATATCGCCTGGCCCGCCTTCAGCTGGATGCCGAACTTCGTGAACCTTCCGTGCTCCCGCGTGCGATCGTTACGGATATAGATGAAACAGTGCTGGATAACAGTGCTTATACGGCCATGCAGTCGGGTTTCTACAACGGCTATACGAAAGATACCTGGTTTGCCTGGACCAGCCGCGCCGATGCTGATTCTATCCCCGGCGCACGGGCATTTTTGCAATATGCAGCCTCCAGAGGAGTGGAGGTGTTTTATATCACCAACCGTATGGAGCAGGAGCGTAAAGCCACGCTCAGCAACCTGGAACGCTGGACTTTCCCTTACGCCGATGATGCGCATCTCATCCTGCAGCAGCAAACGTCCGCTAAAGGACCACGTCGGGAGAGCGTCGCTAAAAATTATAATATCGTCATGCTGCTAGGTGATAACCTGGGCGATTTTGCCGATGTATTCGATCGCCGCCAACCGGATGATCGCAGCGCTGCGGTCGATAGCTTGCAACGCGCATTTGGCAGTCGTTATATCGTTTTGCCTAACGCGATGTACGGCGATTGGGAGTCCGCGTTGCGGAATTATAATAACGGCTTGACGCCGCAGCAGAAAGATTCGTTGTATAGGGCGTCGCTGAAGGGGTATCCGGCGGAGAAGGTGCCGAAGAAGTTATAA
- a CDS encoding OmpA family protein, protein MKLRILFTSVCFALLGGSASAQSVHYENAGKKAQQYFDDAITAAASYQYKQAISLLESALKAQPKFVDAYGQLGLTYVEMRQYQLAITTFDKLKQLDPEAIRPARIAYAKALAGLTRYEEALAAMNEYMATARTPSQTAIRLKGNYEFAVKAKQNPAPFEPRNLGDSINSKDPEYFPSLTIDDKTLVYTRRVEGRNEDFYVSRRDSLQWGRSRDMGEPVNTAFNEGAQNISQDGEMLVFTGCDFPNGRGSCDIYYSIKTAEGWQPPLNIGLAINTRDWESQPCLSPDRQTLYFVRATSDAGQDIFMSKRLPNGQWEQAQRLGPNINTRANESTPFIHADNQTLYFSSSGHPGFGGQDMFYSRRQADGSWGPAVNLGYPVNTVDEDASMVVAADGRTAYFASDRNDTRGALDIYSFELPAPARAQKTLYVRGFVYDAKTEKRLTAALELIDLQTGLHTATVNAGADGKYLVPLPLGKDYAFNVNRKGYLFYSDNFSLQASQDGQPFEKNIPLQPLEANAIVTLKNIFFETGKFTLREDSHTELDRLVTLLSDNASMKAEISGHTDNVGADKDNQQLSENRAKEVVKYLVSKGIAADRLSAKGYGESQPVATNDTEEGRAQNRRTVLKIISL, encoded by the coding sequence ATGAAACTACGTATCCTATTCACCAGCGTATGTTTTGCGCTCCTGGGCGGATCGGCATCCGCCCAATCGGTGCACTACGAAAACGCAGGCAAAAAAGCCCAGCAATACTTCGACGATGCCATCACGGCGGCAGCGAGTTACCAATACAAACAGGCCATCTCCCTACTGGAGAGCGCCCTCAAAGCCCAACCAAAGTTCGTAGATGCATATGGTCAGCTGGGGCTTACTTACGTAGAAATGAGGCAATACCAACTGGCCATCACCACCTTTGACAAACTGAAACAATTAGATCCTGAGGCTATTCGTCCGGCCCGCATCGCCTACGCAAAGGCACTCGCAGGATTGACGCGTTACGAAGAGGCGCTGGCCGCGATGAACGAATACATGGCTACCGCGCGTACGCCCAGTCAAACTGCGATACGCCTGAAAGGCAATTACGAGTTTGCCGTGAAAGCCAAGCAAAACCCCGCTCCATTCGAGCCCCGTAACCTCGGCGACAGCATCAACTCAAAAGATCCTGAATATTTTCCTTCGTTAACGATCGATGATAAAACGTTGGTCTACACCCGTCGGGTAGAAGGCAGAAATGAAGACTTTTACGTATCTCGCCGCGATAGCCTGCAATGGGGCCGTAGCCGCGATATGGGAGAGCCGGTAAACACTGCGTTTAACGAGGGGGCGCAGAATATATCGCAGGATGGAGAGATGCTCGTATTCACCGGCTGCGACTTTCCCAACGGCCGCGGCAGCTGTGATATCTACTATTCGATAAAAACTGCAGAAGGCTGGCAACCGCCACTGAATATCGGTTTGGCGATCAATACCCGCGACTGGGAATCGCAACCTTGTTTATCACCCGACCGGCAAACGCTTTACTTCGTTCGCGCTACCAGCGATGCGGGCCAGGATATTTTCATGAGTAAACGACTGCCTAACGGCCAGTGGGAACAGGCACAACGCCTCGGCCCCAATATTAATACCCGCGCCAATGAAAGCACGCCCTTCATACATGCGGATAACCAGACCTTATACTTCTCTTCCTCTGGCCACCCCGGCTTCGGCGGACAAGACATGTTCTACTCCCGCCGCCAGGCCGACGGCAGTTGGGGGCCAGCCGTGAACCTGGGTTATCCCGTTAACACGGTCGATGAAGATGCAAGCATGGTCGTGGCGGCAGATGGTCGCACCGCGTACTTTGCCTCTGACCGTAACGACACAAGGGGAGCGTTGGATATTTACAGCTTTGAATTACCGGCTCCTGCCCGTGCCCAAAAGACCCTGTACGTTCGCGGTTTTGTATATGATGCTAAGACGGAGAAACGCCTGACCGCCGCACTGGAGCTGATCGACCTACAAACCGGTTTACATACCGCTACTGTGAACGCAGGTGCCGACGGGAAATACCTCGTGCCGCTGCCATTGGGCAAGGATTATGCGTTTAACGTGAATCGAAAAGGCTACCTGTTTTATTCAGATAACTTTTCATTACAGGCATCACAGGATGGTCAGCCGTTCGAAAAGAACATCCCTCTACAACCCCTCGAGGCGAACGCCATCGTAACGTTAAAAAATATCTTCTTTGAGACGGGTAAGTTTACCCTTCGGGAAGATTCGCATACAGAGCTGGACAGGCTTGTTACCCTGCTGAGCGACAACGCCTCAATGAAAGCAGAGATCAGCGGTCATACTGATAACGTTGGCGCGGATAAAGACAACCAGCAATTGTCAGAGAACCGGGCGAAAGAAGTAGTGAAATACCTGGTGAGCAAAGGCATTGCGGCGGACAGGCTGAGTGCGAAAGGATATGGAGAAAGTCAGCCTGTGGCGACGAACGATACGGAGGAAGGTAGAGCGCAGAATAGAAGGACGGTGTTGAAGATTATAAGTTTGTAA
- a CDS encoding 7-carboxy-7-deazaguanine synthase QueE: protein MEYFYTLQGEGFYQGQAAYFIRLGGCDVGCHWCDVKESWDADKHPQLAIADIVQEAASFPGRIAVITGGEPLMHDLGALTQALHAAGFRTHIETSGSSPLSGDLDWITLSPKKFKAPLQEACEKASELKVVVFNKSDFAWAEKHAAMVSPGCKLYLAPEWSKREEVTPLIIDYIKEHPQWQLSLQIHKYINVP from the coding sequence ATGGAGTACTTCTACACCCTGCAGGGCGAAGGCTTTTACCAGGGACAGGCCGCTTATTTCATTCGCCTGGGCGGCTGTGATGTAGGTTGCCATTGGTGCGATGTGAAAGAAAGCTGGGATGCGGACAAACACCCGCAGCTGGCCATTGCAGATATTGTACAGGAAGCGGCCTCCTTTCCGGGACGAATTGCGGTGATTACAGGCGGCGAACCGCTCATGCACGATCTCGGCGCATTAACGCAGGCGCTTCATGCAGCCGGCTTTCGCACGCATATCGAAACATCCGGCTCCTCCCCTTTAAGCGGCGACCTGGACTGGATCACTTTATCTCCCAAAAAGTTTAAAGCCCCCCTGCAGGAAGCTTGCGAAAAGGCCAGTGAACTGAAGGTGGTGGTATTTAATAAATCAGACTTCGCATGGGCGGAGAAACATGCAGCAATGGTAAGCCCTGGCTGTAAGTTGTACCTCGCACCGGAGTGGAGCAAACGGGAAGAAGTAACGCCGCTGATCATCGACTATATCAAGGAACATCCGCAATGGCAGCTATCGTTGCAGATACATAAGTACATTAACGTGCCTTAA
- a CDS encoding bifunctional 5,10-methylenetetrahydrofolate dehydrogenase/5,10-methenyltetrahydrofolate cyclohydrolase, protein MQILDGKLVSQATKDLLAKKVTELKALGKKTPHLAAILVGNDGASETYVASKVKSCAEIGYNSTLLRFDAQISEKHLLDNIQMLNENADIDGILVQLPLPKHINEELVINTIDPSKDVDGFHPMNVGKMVSGLPTFIPATPYGIMLMLEHYNIDTKGKHAVVIGRSHIVGTPMSILLSRNAQPGNCTVTLCHSQTKNLKELCLQADIVVAAIGRPNYVTADMVKDGAIVIDVGINRIEDSSKKSGFRLVGDVKFDEVAPKCSYITPVPGGVGLMTIAALLKNTYNAAIGEKEHLN, encoded by the coding sequence ATGCAAATTTTAGACGGCAAATTAGTATCCCAGGCGACCAAAGACCTGTTAGCGAAAAAAGTAACGGAGTTAAAAGCCTTAGGAAAAAAAACACCCCACCTCGCCGCCATCCTGGTAGGTAACGATGGGGCCAGCGAAACTTACGTAGCGTCCAAGGTAAAGTCCTGCGCCGAAATAGGCTACAACTCTACCCTGCTGCGGTTCGACGCACAGATTTCCGAAAAACATCTGCTGGACAATATCCAGATGCTGAACGAAAATGCCGACATCGACGGCATCCTGGTACAGCTGCCTTTACCAAAACACATTAACGAAGAGCTGGTGATCAACACCATTGATCCGAGCAAAGACGTAGACGGCTTCCACCCTATGAACGTAGGTAAAATGGTAAGCGGTTTGCCCACCTTCATTCCCGCTACACCTTACGGCATCATGCTGATGCTGGAGCATTATAACATCGACACCAAAGGCAAACATGCCGTGGTGATCGGTCGCAGCCACATTGTAGGCACACCGATGAGCATCCTGCTGAGCCGCAACGCACAGCCAGGCAACTGTACGGTAACACTTTGTCACTCCCAGACCAAAAACCTGAAAGAACTTTGCCTGCAGGCAGATATCGTGGTAGCGGCCATCGGTCGCCCGAACTACGTTACGGCCGACATGGTAAAAGACGGTGCCATCGTGATCGACGTGGGCATCAACCGCATCGAAGACAGCAGCAAGAAAAGCGGTTTCCGGCTGGTAGGTGACGTGAAGTTCGACGAAGTAGCACCGAAATGCAGCTACATTACACCCGTACCGGGTGGCGTTGGCCTCATGACCATTGCCGCATTGCTGAAAAACACGTACAACGCGGCCATAGGCGAAAAAGAACACCTGAACTAA
- the pckA gene encoding phosphoenolpyruvate carboxykinase (ATP), translating into MQISSVRDTLTELKDLGIENLANIYYQLSPEELISQTIARGQGRLTDTGALAVTTGEFTGRSPKDKFIVKDASTAGTVNWNDFNQPFEATHFDQLFTKITAYLKDKQVWVRDCSACADPAYRVNVRVITETPWANLFAYNMFLRPTEDDLEHMEPEWTVIQCPGFHANPATDGTRQHNFSIVNFAKKMILIGGSAYTGEIKKGMFTVLNYVLPHEHGVFPMHCSANQGEAGDTAIFFGLSGTGKTTLSADPKRKLIGDDEHGWNGEGVFNFEGGCYAKTIDLTAEKEPQIYAAIQDGALLENIAFLADGRRVDYTNSTITENTRVSYPLHYIDNALEPSIGGIPRNIFFLTCDASGVLPPVSKLSPGQAMYQFMSGYTAKVAGTEAGVTEPKSTFSACFGAPFMPLHPAQYAKMLGEKMRAHEVNVWMINTGWTGGAYGTGTRIKLAFTRAMITAALTGELDKVAYREHEIFGVAIPESCPGVPTEVLDPRNTWSDKTAYDKQAADLAAKFIRNFEKYADKADKEILDAAPRPLQ; encoded by the coding sequence ATGCAGATCAGCAGTGTGAGAGATACTCTTACGGAACTTAAGGACTTGGGCATAGAGAATCTGGCGAACATCTATTATCAACTTTCACCAGAGGAACTGATTTCACAGACTATTGCCCGCGGACAGGGTCGCCTGACCGACACCGGGGCACTGGCAGTTACGACCGGAGAATTTACCGGCCGCTCCCCCAAAGACAAGTTTATTGTAAAAGATGCCAGCACCGCAGGGACGGTGAACTGGAACGACTTCAACCAACCATTTGAAGCAACGCATTTTGATCAGCTTTTCACTAAAATCACTGCCTATCTGAAGGATAAGCAGGTATGGGTACGCGATTGTTCCGCTTGTGCGGACCCTGCGTACCGGGTAAACGTAAGAGTGATCACAGAAACACCATGGGCCAACCTGTTTGCTTACAACATGTTCCTGCGCCCTACAGAAGATGATTTAGAGCATATGGAACCCGAGTGGACGGTGATCCAGTGCCCTGGTTTTCATGCCAATCCGGCAACCGACGGCACCCGCCAGCACAACTTCTCGATCGTGAACTTCGCGAAGAAGATGATCCTGATCGGCGGTTCGGCTTACACGGGCGAGATCAAGAAGGGCATGTTTACCGTTTTGAACTACGTATTGCCGCATGAGCACGGGGTATTCCCCATGCACTGTTCGGCCAACCAGGGCGAAGCGGGCGACACCGCCATTTTCTTCGGCCTGAGCGGTACCGGCAAAACGACACTGAGCGCCGACCCCAAACGTAAACTCATTGGCGACGATGAGCATGGCTGGAATGGCGAGGGCGTATTTAACTTCGAAGGCGGCTGTTACGCCAAAACGATCGACCTTACTGCAGAAAAGGAACCCCAGATCTACGCGGCCATCCAGGATGGTGCACTGCTGGAAAACATTGCGTTCCTGGCAGACGGGCGTCGGGTTGACTACACGAACAGCACGATCACGGAAAACACCAGGGTTTCCTACCCATTACATTATATAGATAATGCGCTGGAGCCTTCTATCGGCGGCATTCCCAGGAACATCTTTTTCCTGACCTGCGATGCTTCAGGTGTGCTGCCTCCTGTTTCCAAACTATCACCCGGCCAGGCCATGTACCAGTTTATGTCTGGCTACACCGCCAAAGTAGCGGGTACGGAAGCAGGTGTTACAGAACCTAAATCCACGTTCAGCGCATGTTTCGGGGCTCCCTTCATGCCGCTGCATCCGGCTCAGTACGCGAAAATGCTGGGCGAAAAGATGCGTGCGCACGAGGTGAACGTATGGATGATCAACACCGGCTGGACAGGCGGCGCTTATGGTACGGGCACACGTATTAAACTGGCCTTCACCCGCGCTATGATCACCGCCGCCCTTACCGGTGAACTGGACAAGGTAGCTTACCGCGAGCATGAGATTTTTGGGGTAGCCATTCCCGAGTCATGCCCCGGCGTGCCAACCGAAGTGCTGGACCCGCGTAATACATGGAGCGACAAAACCGCTTACGATAAGCAGGCGGCAGACCTGGCGGCTAAATTCATCCGCAACTTTGAAAAGTATGCGGACAAAGCCGACAAGGAAATCCTTGATGCAGCGCCACGGCCCCTGCAATAA
- a CDS encoding aminopeptidase P family protein, protein MKSLPIDPQLFIKNRQRFSEKMVPQSIAIINSNDELPTNGDALFHFKQNSDLYWLTGIAQEDTMVILYPDHPDPKYREVLVLVRPNELKEKWDGKRLRRQEATAISGISTIVWLDSLDGLLQPWVHEATNIYLNTNENNRRSNYVPVRDYRFAEHMRERYPLHNYLRAAVLFKALRAVKTPEEIGVMQVAMDTTEKAFRRLLGFIKPGVWEFEIEAEIMHEFLRNRATGEAYGSIIASGDRARTLHYVSNNQECKDGEVILMDFGAAYGGYNADLTRSVPVNGKFTPRQREVYDACLHLHDFCKAYLKPGIRIGEYHEAVGDEASKQFIKLGLITEADVKNEDPENRAYRKYLYHGISHHLGVDVHDLGPSMYQPLPAGSVLTVEPGIYIEEEQLGIRIENNIWVTDNGNIDLMKNIPIKADEIEALMKK, encoded by the coding sequence ATGAAGTCTTTACCAATTGATCCACAGCTCTTTATTAAGAATCGCCAGCGCTTCAGCGAAAAAATGGTCCCGCAATCTATTGCGATCATCAATAGCAATGACGAACTTCCCACTAATGGCGATGCCCTGTTCCACTTCAAACAGAACTCGGACTTGTACTGGCTCACTGGTATCGCGCAGGAAGACACGATGGTGATCCTTTACCCGGACCATCCCGATCCGAAGTACCGCGAGGTGCTCGTACTCGTACGTCCCAATGAACTGAAAGAAAAATGGGACGGCAAACGTCTCCGCCGCCAGGAAGCCACGGCTATTTCGGGCATCTCCACCATCGTGTGGCTCGATTCGCTCGACGGCCTCCTGCAACCATGGGTGCACGAAGCCACCAACATCTATCTCAACACGAACGAAAATAACCGCCGATCGAACTATGTGCCTGTGCGCGATTACCGCTTCGCAGAACATATGCGCGAACGCTATCCGCTACACAACTATCTCCGCGCCGCGGTGCTGTTCAAAGCCCTACGTGCGGTAAAAACACCGGAAGAAATAGGGGTGATGCAGGTAGCGATGGACACTACAGAAAAAGCTTTCCGCCGCCTGCTCGGCTTCATCAAACCCGGCGTGTGGGAGTTCGAGATAGAAGCGGAAATAATGCACGAGTTTTTGCGCAACCGCGCTACGGGAGAGGCTTATGGCTCTATCATCGCCAGCGGCGATCGCGCTCGTACGCTACACTATGTGAGTAATAACCAGGAGTGTAAAGACGGGGAAGTGATCCTCATGGACTTCGGCGCGGCCTATGGCGGTTACAATGCCGACCTTACCCGCTCCGTTCCCGTAAACGGCAAGTTTACGCCCCGCCAGCGCGAGGTGTACGACGCTTGTCTGCACCTGCACGACTTCTGCAAAGCGTATCTCAAACCAGGCATCAGGATCGGCGAGTACCACGAAGCCGTAGGCGATGAAGCCAGCAAACAGTTCATTAAACTGGGACTGATTACCGAAGCAGACGTGAAGAACGAAGACCCCGAGAACCGCGCCTACCGCAAGTATCTCTATCATGGTATTTCGCACCACCTGGGTGTGGATGTGCACGACCTCGGCCCTTCCATGTACCAGCCGCTGCCCGCCGGATCGGTACTTACGGTGGAACCGGGCATCTATATCGAGGAGGAGCAACTCGGCATCCGCATCGAAAACAACATCTGGGTAACCGATAACGGTAATATCGACCTGATGAAAAATATCCCGATCAAAGCCGATGAGATCGAGGCACTCATGAAAAAATAA
- a CDS encoding CDP-alcohol phosphatidyltransferase family protein — protein sequence MKQVPNILTLANLFCGALAIIFILHAPEYIATFDGVDYTVVNPAPIYWASGMVVLAGIFDFFDGMVARLLKVQSPMGKELDSLADVVSFGVVPGMILFRLLRSAYMQTPDVFDVSYVNLAPALLVPCFAAYRLAKFNLDTRQSEHFIGVPTPAVGLLVASFPLIVLYNPFNLAHYFGNVWLLYAIIVVLCYLMVSSIPMISLKFKNFSVQDNWPRFLLIALTIGAILLLGFAAVPFVFVAYVLLSLVKPPKATTH from the coding sequence ATGAAACAAGTACCTAATATCCTTACCCTGGCCAATCTTTTTTGTGGCGCCCTCGCCATTATTTTTATCCTCCATGCACCGGAGTACATTGCTACCTTCGATGGGGTGGATTACACGGTGGTGAACCCGGCCCCGATCTACTGGGCTTCCGGCATGGTCGTGCTCGCCGGTATATTCGACTTTTTCGATGGCATGGTGGCCCGTCTCCTGAAGGTGCAAAGCCCCATGGGCAAAGAGCTGGACAGTCTGGCCGACGTAGTCAGCTTCGGCGTAGTACCCGGTATGATCCTGTTCCGCCTGCTGCGCAGCGCCTACATGCAAACCCCCGATGTGTTCGACGTGTCTTACGTAAACCTCGCCCCGGCTTTGCTGGTACCGTGTTTCGCCGCATACCGGCTCGCAAAGTTTAATCTCGATACCCGCCAGTCAGAACATTTCATTGGCGTGCCTACTCCCGCAGTAGGTTTGCTGGTGGCTTCTTTTCCGCTCATCGTGCTGTACAATCCATTTAACCTGGCGCATTATTTCGGTAATGTATGGCTGTTATACGCCATCATCGTGGTTTTATGTTACCTGATGGTCTCCTCTATCCCGATGATCAGCCTGAAGTTTAAAAATTTCAGCGTGCAGGATAACTGGCCCCGGTTTTTGCTGATCGCGCTAACGATTGGTGCTATTCTCTTGCTGGGCTTCGCTGCCGTTCCCTTTGTGTTCGTGGCGTATGTACTGCTTTCGCTGGTAAAACCGCCTAAAGCGACCACACATTAA
- the purS gene encoding phosphoribosylformylglycinamidine synthase subunit PurS → MTFTAHINVMPLKELLDPQGKTVLGGLKNLGIQVQDVRIGKHITLQIDAASKEDAAKIAETACQKLLANQVMEYFEITIQ, encoded by the coding sequence ATGACATTTACTGCACATATCAATGTGATGCCGCTGAAAGAATTACTGGACCCACAGGGCAAAACCGTGTTGGGCGGACTGAAAAACCTGGGTATCCAGGTGCAGGACGTAAGGATTGGTAAACACATCACCCTGCAGATCGATGCAGCCAGCAAAGAAGACGCAGCTAAAATTGCCGAAACTGCCTGCCAGAAACTGTTGGCCAACCAGGTAATGGAATACTTCGAGATCACCATTCAATAA